The Setaria viridis chromosome 2, Setaria_viridis_v4.0, whole genome shotgun sequence DNA window AAttacaacacaaaatcaaataggaagCTACCTGCGAAAAGGAATTTCTTGAGGTATGAACAATCAACTGTACTCAGTATGATTAAATGCAAAATGataattcaaaaatatataatCAGTGAACATTTGTACTTGGacatctatgcttatttatttTCCATTAGTTTAATAGTTGGATAGTTGGCTTCATAGTTATGTCTTAGCTTAGTTCTTATGagttttctttgattggttgAAGAATAGGTGATAAGGTGAATTGGGGTGATACTTTTTTAAGGCGTTTGATTGATGcctgcaaagaagagattgaagcagggaataggccgatgggaattttcactactaccggttggaagaacgttgtttccaagtttgcagaaaaatccGATGATAGgagaacaaaaaaataattgaagaacaagttagatcTTCTGAAAAAGGAGTATTCAACGTTTATGGAGTTCAAGAATTGTGCAACTGGTCTTGGATGGGATGAGGTAAAACAAATTGGTCTTTTGGAGTCTTAAAGTagaagtggcgtattttgaaggacatgccaagtttctcacctcgtactcagaaacatatcattatggcttgtcttgcattgcataattttattcgtgacaacaatttgtgtgataaggagttcaagagatgtgatgatgaggaggattACTTGGTACAATATACATGTGGTatgagacaaacacaaggagatgagagtgacgatgtggagaatgaggataccatgaataccattcgtactaggatagctgatgctttggttagtgcgagaggaggagagtaatgttgagggatggcatccttgtatagaacttttgatggatatagttctatttatgtggaccaattactttaatggatgaaaaatatataaaatttatttttttcttcctaaaATAGTGGTTTACATTTGAATTAGTGAAcgcattattttgttacgagcaatttgcatataaacacactcacagacctttaggggcattacaggtatttcttacacagcctacagtttcacagctcctctaaccaaacggtcttctgcttttcccacagctgctttctcacagctgcttttccacatCCCACAGCTCACAttagcttttccaaaagccacagcacAACCAAACGCACCGAGAATGTTAAacagacctttaggggcattacaggtattcttacacagcctacagtttcacagctcctctaacTAAACgatcttctgcttttcccacagctgctttctcacagctgcttttccacagcccacagctcacaatGACTTTTCCAAAAGACACATCACGACCAAACGCACCGAGAATGTTAACTGCTACCGCATCCCCCGTACCTTTTCTACCACGGCAGCGCAAAAGGCGACCGCTGGTGGTGGCCTTATGAGGTATAAAACTTCACCAGCGACGATCCCATCCCATCTCATGTCATCCGAACATCTATCTTTGTCACTGAAATGATTGTTTCCCTGGCATGTGTTTAACATTTTTACTTGACACGACAATCGATAAGCCCGTGGAAATTGATAAGAGAACTGAATTTCTTGGTGGAAGAAGACGATGTCAGACAGGTCAGCATTCATTCGAAAATCCTAGTAAAATTGAGAGCTCAAATCTGAATTTTCCCAGCACACTGAACATTCAGGATAAGCAACACAGGTTTGAATTCTTCACATTCAGAACAGAGAACTCATGCAGCGATCCATAGCAATAAACAGGTCTTAagagccacagcccacagcaaAAGCATCCAAACAGTGCACCTAGGTTCAGATTGATATAAACTAATACTATGAGTGAACTACTCCATACTAGCTAACTGAACCATGAACGAACCACCACTCCGATGATAACTGCACGATCGACTACGATGCCAGCATGTCAATTAGATCCTCGCTAAATAGAAAGAAGCGTGTGTTCGAAAGCTGTCACATGCCATGAGTGCCGATGGCCGCCCTCAGGTTCACCGGATcagcgaggaagtccaggcacGCCTCCTTCAGGCCGTCGCAGCGGTGCCGCTCGGCGAGCGCGAGGGTGGTCTTCACCGTGCCGGCGTCGACGCGCTCGCACAGCTTGTTGGCGTACATCACCTTCAGCCTCTCCGAGCTGAACCTGTCCGCCGCCGCGAGCAGGTCCGCGTACACCGAGTTTTCCTCCACTTTCTCGACCTCCGGCAGCGCGTCCGTGTAGGCGAAGCCGAGCAGGGCCCTGAACACCCGAGCCTCCACGCTCTCCACGCGCACGACGCCggccggcgcagcagcagcggcgtcGCCCTCCCTCGCCCTCGCTCCCAAGAGCTCCGCGCTGATGACGGGCGATCGGGCGGAGAGGACGCACCGGTGCGCCGGGAACCGCTCGCAGCCGTCGAGCTCGAACACGACGTCGGCGCCGCGTCCGCTCTGGAGGAGGTCGCCGAGGTGCTTCTGCAGCTCGGACGGCGGCACGGGGGCTAGCTTCGGCTtgggcaccgccgcctccgcgcggaACGCGTCGAAGACGGTGACGTCGCACCTGATTGTCacggagccgccgccgtggctCGCCATCGTGCCCAAGGCCTCCCTCTTGGCGAACACTGACCACTCCCGGCAGGCACCAGCGCCTTGGGTTTTCAGATCGGCCGATCTGGAGAGGGCTTTCTTCTTTTCCCACTTGACAAAGAACAGCGCTCGCTTCTCAAGCATGACGCTGAACTGGACCTGCGCCGTCACGCTCTTGGCCACAATGTCGTCGTCGAGGACGAGGTAGAGCGAAACGTACCCGAGGAGGCCGCCGATGGGGTAGAACCAGATGCGCCAGCGATGGCCGCCGACGGTGAAGGGGCAGGACTTGATGAGCCGTTCGGTAGGTGTGCCGACGGTGAGCGCGCAGCCGTCGATCTTGAGGTCGTGGTACCCGACCGATTTGTCGGCGACGATGGAGGAGGCAGAACTGGACGGCTTCCCGCGGTCGGAGGCGGACGCCATGGCGGATGTTTCGGGCTTGATCACTGTGTTGCAGGCTTGCGGGTTGCGGCTGGTTCTTGGCGATGGCAGGGTTTAGTTCGAGCGGAGTGAGATTGGCCGATTTGGAAGGGCAAAGGGGAAAGGGGCTGGATCTGGAGTCGGATTTCTTTCCATTTTTTGGCAAAGTTCTTCATCTCCGAGATGGGCCTTCGTAGCTATTGGGGCGACCTAAAATTCACTTGGGCCACCCATGGTATTGGGCCTCTCCATGCAATTAATTCATTTCCATTCTTTTTATAAAATACGACTTCTATAGTTCTATTGCCATTCACTGTTTTGAAAGGTACCTCTCGATTCCGTTTATTTGAAATAGTTGaatcattgccatcaaactcTGTGAACTTTGACTACTAACATATTTGACACTAAATATATTTGCTATATACACTCTTACATTATATTTGTTGTAAGAAACTAtttaatcacatcctaaaaATTATATTTCAAATTTAAAGTTATAGAAAATACTAGTGATCAGAGTATCAGACTCATATCTTAATGATTCAAAATAGAAAACGCTTGAACTTAGTGTATTTCTTGTGATGGAATCTATCCACTCGAGTTCGAGTCAGTGTATTTCTTGTGATGGAATCTATCCACTCGAGTTCGAGTCAGTTTATAGCTAGTTTTTCTTTCAAAAGTAGATGACTCGTTTATCGATAGCGAGATGTAGCTATGATAATCAGACAAAAAAAGTCTTTTCCTCAACGTCCAAGGCTATAATCATCAGTCCATCACAAAGCTCACAACACGCCTCGGAAACTAAATTATGTCAATTCTTTTGTTACAAGGACAAAACCAAAATGGCATGAACAGACACGTGGATATCTCATTGTAGCTTGAGATTCAAACAAAGCtgtaatagttttttttttgtcaatttGCGCGTGCTGTTTCTTGCGTTTGCCATCAAACTCTATTTGATGAAGAATTGAAGATTGTTAACTAGTTTTTTTTGTAATAACAGAGATAATTCCGGGCTTCTATACTAATCTTAATCTGGGATGCACTTAGCCAAACTCTAATATGGGATGTGCACTCCCAAACTGTAAAGGTATACAGTGATCCTATATATAGATGAAAGATGATATAGCAGTGCAGTGTGTCTGCTCCTACTGCACGACGATACAGAACCTTCCGGGCACGTACTGTTTGTGATGATCAGAATTGATTCAGAGAACACAAGTGTCACCACTCACCACTACGCCACTAACAGCAGGGCCTCCAGCCACATGCAGTTCGTGAATTGTGACAACGAATCGACGATGATGCCTGTGCAGGAAAGAAACGCGCCCTACGGCGTCGCCTCTGAATCTGATGATGCCATGAGAGACGGTGATCCCGCCATCACGGGGTAATACGCTCACACTGTCGGCGACGCGCCTCGTGCAGCACAGGCGCGCGTAGTCCGCGTGTGGCATGGGTGGTCCTGGTCCCGGGACAAAAAACGCCACTCTTTCAGTTGTCTCACTGAACCACTGGTCCACTGCGACCG harbors:
- the LOC117844462 gene encoding BTB/POZ and MATH domain-containing protein 1; amino-acid sequence: MASASDRGKPSSSASSIVADKSVGYHDLKIDGCALTVGTPTERLIKSCPFTVGGHRWRIWFYPIGGLLGYVSLYLVLDDDIVAKSVTAQVQFSVMLEKRALFFVKWEKKKALSRSADLKTQGAGACREWSVFAKREALGTMASHGGGSVTIRCDVTVFDAFRAEAAVPKPKLAPVPPSELQKHLGDLLQSGRGADVVFELDGCERFPAHRCVLSARSPVISAELLGARAREGDAAAAAPAGVVRVESVEARVFRALLGFAYTDALPEVEKVEENSVYADLLAAADRFSSERLKVMYANKLCERVDAGTVKTTLALAERHRCDGLKEACLDFLADPVNLRAAIGTHGM